In a genomic window of Phragmites australis chromosome 14, lpPhrAust1.1, whole genome shotgun sequence:
- the LOC133891571 gene encoding bet1-like protein At4g14600 yields MAHPMHGSGPLRSRNAASSDEIQLRIDPVHGDLDEEIDGLHSRVRLLKGVAQEINSEAKFQNDFLNQLQMTLAKAQAGVKNNMRRLNKSIIQQGSSHVLHVVLFALFCFFVVYLLSKFSRR; encoded by the exons ATGGCGCACCCGATGCACGGCTCCGGGCCGCTCCGATCCAG GAACGCGGCGAGCTCGGACGAGATCCAGCTGCGGATCGATCCTGTTCATGGGGATCTTGACGAGGAGATCGACGGGCTGCACTCGAGGGTCCGCCTATTGAAAGGG GTTGCTCAGGAGATAAATTCTGAAGCCAAGTTCCAGAATGATTTCCTTAACCAACTG CAAATGACCCTTGCAAAAGCTCAGGCTGGTGTAAAGAATAACATGCGAAGGTTGAACAAGAGCATTATCCAGCAGGGCTCAAGTCATGTTCTCCATGTTGTCCTCTTTGCGCTGTTCTGCTTCTTCGTTGTCTATCTCCTGTCAAAGTTCTCTAGAAGATAG